GGCAGTGGCGTGGGCACCGAGTTCAACGGCGAGATGGCCAGCATGTTCACCGAGCAGAAGAAGCTGCTGGGCATGCAGGTGGCCATGCAGCGTGAGAATCAGGTGTTCAGCACCATTTCCAACGTGCTCAAGACGCGGCACGATTCGGCCAAGAACTCCATCGGCAACATCAAGTAGTTCGCGGCCGCTCTCGGCCGCGGGGTTCCAGTGCCCGGGAGATCTCCTTCCGGGCCAGGAAAGGACGCACACGTCACATGGCGGAGACTTCGGAGATCTCGGGCAGCCTCATTCCGCTCGCCAGGCGCGAGGCGATGATCCTCCTCGAGGCGGGCTATCTCTGGCTCGACATGGGCCAGTTCGACAAGGCGCGTGAGGTCTTCGCCGGCGCGGTGGTGTTGATGCCCCGCAGCGAGGTGCCCCAGCTGGCCATGGGCTCGCTGGAGTTCGCCCAGGGACGGCATGACAAGGCCCTCCAGGCCTATCGTGCCGCCCAGCGGCTCGCCCCCCAGTCGGCGCTTCCCCGCGCCCACGTGGGCGAGGCCCTGTTGTTCATGGGCAAGGTGCCGGAGGCCGTGAAGGAGTTGAAGGCCGCCATGGAGTTGGAACCCGAGGGAGACGGGGCCCGTCTGGCCCAGAGCCTCCTCGATGCCAAGGAAGCGGGGGCCCTGCCGCCGCCCTCGGCCAGGCGCTAGTCTGCGCGGATAGGAGGAGATGCCGATGTCGGTCGGTGGAGTCGGACGCGGGGGCAGTCGAGGACGAACCGGGAGCACCGGGAGTACCGGGAGCGCCAAGGGCGCCGTGGGCAAGGCCGCCGCGGGCAAGGCCGGAGGGGCTTCCTTCGGCGGTCAGGTGGACCGCACCGCGGGGCTCGTGGGCCCCTCGGGCATGGTGGGCTCCAGCAACGTGCAGGCTCCCATGGCCCTGGATCCGCTCAGCGCCCAGGCACTCGCCATCTCCAAGCAGCTCAAGAACGGGAACTTCAAGAGCAAGGAGGAGGCGACGCGCAAGCTCGTCGCCGAGGTGCTCAAGGAGAAGCTCAACATGAAGTCATCGGCCCTGACGACCAAGATCGCGGATGCCCTGCAGGATGACCCCCGTCTGAATCAGGCCCTCGAGCGGTTGTGGTCGAAGGCCGAGTGAGCCGCGCGCTTGGGTCTCGGTGAAGACAAGAAGGTCCTGCTGGAGAAGTACGGCCCCTACGTCCGGTCGTTGGCTTCGACCGTGCGCAAGCAGTTCTCCGCCCAGCTCGAACTGGATGAGCTCCTCGCTTATGGGCAGATCGGTCTGCTCGAGGCGGCGGACCGCTTTGACCCCAAGATGGGGGCCAACTTCCTTACATTCGCCCACTACCGCATCAAGGGGGCCATCTACGATGGCCTCCGGAAGATGGGAGTGCTCAAGGGTGGTGACGCGCGCGGCGCCTACATGGGCGAGCGCGCCACGGCCTATTTGGGAAATCTTTCGGATCGCGAGCAGGGAGGAGGCAACCGCGGGGGGTCCATTGACGATGATGTCATGGAGATTTCCAACGCGGTGGCGGGGCTGGCGATGGTGTTCGCCACCAGCCTCGAGGGCTCCGATGCCCTGGGCTTCACGGACGAGTCCCTGCCGGTGGACCAGCGGCTGGAGCTGGAGCAGCAGCGGGTGAGGGTGAGGGCGGCCATCGAGAAGTTGCCGGAGAAGGAGCGCCGGCTGCTTCAGGGCTACTACTTCCAGGGCAAGACGCTGGAAGAGGCGGGCGCGGAGATCGGGCAGTCGAAGAGCTGGGCGTCGCGGCTGCATGCGCGGGCCATCGAGCGGCTCAAGGAACTTTTGAACGAGGAGGAACCTTCCTCCCCCGAGGATTCAAGGAGGCAGTCACATGGCGGGTCCAATGGCCGGCGTGTCGGCGGCGCAGATCGCCCAGCAGAAGTCCCAAGACCAGGGCGCGCAACAGGTCAATAAGCAGGGCGCCTCGAAGTTCGACGCGGCCCTGGCCAACAAGACGCAAGGCGCCGAGCAGGTGCAGGGCGTGCAGGCCGCCCAGTCCACCCAGCGCGCCGACCAGGTGCGTCAGGCGGAGGCCATCGACAAGACGAACAAGGCGGCCTTCAACAAGGCCAACCCCGCTGGCCAGGAGCCCGCCACCGCCAAGGGCGCCCAGGCCGTGGACGCCAAGCCCGAGGCGAGCAAGGCCGGCGCGATGATCTCCCACGTGGTGGGCGAGCTGGAGCGCGGCCAGGTCAACATGGAGAAGCTCATCCAGGCGGGTGCGTCCGGGAAGACCTTCTCCAACGCGGAGCTGCTGTCGCTCCAGGCCGGCATGTACAAGTACACGCAGGAGCTGGATCTGACGAGCAAGGTGGTCGAGAAGGCCACGAGCGGTCTGAAGGACACGCTCAAGACCCAGGTCTAGCAGCCAACCGGACTGGCGGTTGCTGTCTTTCGAGGGCGTCTCCTCTAGCGAGGGGGCGCCCTCGGGCGTTGCGGGTCTTTCCAGAGCAGCTCTTGTTGGAAGCACGCCGCCCCATCTAAGCTACGCGCCGCCCATGACGCTCCGACCGTACGCGCTCGCGGCCCTCCTCGTTCTCGCGCTGGGGACTGGCTGCACCATCGATCTGCAACACGAACTGACCGAACAGGATGCCAACGAGATCTACGTCCTGCTCAGCAAGAACGGCATCGCCGCCACCAAGCTGAAGGAAGAAGGCGGCAACGAGCTGCGCTTCCGGATCCAGGTGCCCAAGGCGGACGCGGCCCAGGCGGCCGAGCTGTTGCGCGCGTACTCGCTGCCTCGCCCGATGGAGGCGGGGCTCAACCACTTCGCCAAGGGCGGCATGGTGCCCACCGCCACCGAGGAGCGCGCCATGATGCTCAAGTCGCTCGGCGGCGAGGTCTCCAACGCCCTCAATCAGATCGACGGCGTGCTGGAGGCCCGGGTCATCGTGATGATTCCGGAGAACAACGATCTCACCCAGCCGGAGAACAAGCCGCTGCCCTCGGCGTCGGTGTTCATCAAGTACCGGCCGGGGCCCAAGAACGAGCCGCCCATCAAGCGCGAGGACATCCAGCAGTTCGTCTCCACGTCGGTGCCGGAGCTCAAGCCCACGGCGGTGACGGTGCTGCTCACGCCGGCCATTCCTCCCGACGCGGAGGTGGGCCCGGAGAGCCGGCTGCAGGACGTGATGGGCATGCGCATGACGGCCTCCAGCTTGAGCCAGTTCCGGATGATGGCGGCGGTGGCCGTGCTGCTCATCCTGGCCTCCATCGGTCTGGCGGCCTGGCCGCTCATCCGCGGAAGCGGGGGCGCCGCGGCGGCACGGGCCCGCGCGAAGCGGGATTGATGCGAGCCCCCCGCGTGGTTCGTCTGCGACGTCTCTCTCGAGTGGGGTGACCGTTGGACCAGTTCTTCACCTCGCTGAGCAAGCGACAGCTCATGATGCTCCTGACCGCCATCACCTTCGGGGGTCAGGAGGGCGTCGCCGCGCTCGAGCACCTGCCCGAGGACGAGGCGGAGCTGCTGGTGCATCGCGCCCAGGGCATCCTCCAGATTCCGCGCGAGAAGCGCATTCCGCTGCTGGTCCAGGAGATCAAGCGGCTGGTGAAGGATCGGCGCGGGCAGATGTGGAGCGCGGATCCCGAGCGGCTGGCGGCGCTGCTCAAGCGCGAGCGCGGCGCGCTGGTGGAGGTGATGCTGCGCGCGCTGCCCGGGCCGCTCGCCGAGGCGGTGCGCTCGTACCTGCCCAACACGCGCCGGGTGAAGCTCACGCGCGAGGTGCGGCCTCAAATCCTCGACATCGTGCGCTGGAAGCTGGAGGAGCGGCTCGCCCGCGATGCCTCGGCGCACGTGCCCTTCAAGTTCACCGACGTGCTGATGCTCCAGGCGCGTGAGCTGCTCTCGGTGTGTGATCGCCTCGGCGCGCGCGTGCTGGGCCCGGCCCTGGCGGGGGTCCCGGAGGCGGAGCGGGAGGCGGCCTTCGCGCAGCTCCCGCCCCACCTGCGCCAGCTCGCGGTGCGCGCCGTGACGGCCAATGCCCCCCGCCGGCTCCCCGAGGAGGAGGCCCTCGCGCAGCTCTCGCAGTACGGCGGCATGGAGAACCTGACCGCGGCCATCCGGGGCGCCGGGGTGCACCGGCTGGCGCGCGCGAGCGTGGCCCAGTCCGCCGAGTTCGCCGCCCGCCTGGTGGAGAAGCACCGCGGGGAGTTCGGGCAGATCCTCGCGAAGTGGGTGCGCGAGGAGCGCGCCAAGCCGACGAGCCGCGGGGATGGAGGCCGCACCGACATCGTCACCGACCTCGAGCGGCTCGCGGCCCGGGGGCTCATCGATCGGCCCGTCCGGCTGAGCCCGCCCCGTCCGCCGGCCCTCGGTCCCCCGCCCGCGATGAAGGGGGCTCCGGCGCCGCGCCGGGCTTCCGTGTCCGTGCCCGCGCCCGCGCTCACGTCCGGGGGCCAGCGCCGGGATCCCATCGCCGAGCGCGAGGCGCGCCGGGCGGGTGCCGCCAGCCTCAGCTACGTGGACCGGCAGAAGGCGCTCGTTTCCCCCGAGCCCGCGCGCGTGAGCCGGGGCGCGCCCCTGCCCCGGGGCACCCGGGACGGAGTGCAGAGGGCCGTGGATCCGGGTGGGGCCACGCTGCCGCCCCGTCGCTCCCGGGTCAACGAACAGCCG
Above is a window of Cystobacter fuscus DNA encoding:
- a CDS encoding tetratricopeptide repeat protein, which translates into the protein MAETSEISGSLIPLARREAMILLEAGYLWLDMGQFDKAREVFAGAVVLMPRSEVPQLAMGSLEFAQGRHDKALQAYRAAQRLAPQSALPRAHVGEALLFMGKVPEAVKELKAAMELEPEGDGARLAQSLLDAKEAGALPPPSARR
- a CDS encoding ATP-dependent helicase HrpB, encoding MAGPMAGVSAAQIAQQKSQDQGAQQVNKQGASKFDAALANKTQGAEQVQGVQAAQSTQRADQVRQAEAIDKTNKAAFNKANPAGQEPATAKGAQAVDAKPEASKAGAMISHVVGELERGQVNMEKLIQAGASGKTFSNAELLSLQAGMYKYTQELDLTSKVVEKATSGLKDTLKTQV
- a CDS encoding type III secretion protein, whose amino-acid sequence is MTLRPYALAALLVLALGTGCTIDLQHELTEQDANEIYVLLSKNGIAATKLKEEGGNELRFRIQVPKADAAQAAELLRAYSLPRPMEAGLNHFAKGGMVPTATEERAMMLKSLGGEVSNALNQIDGVLEARVIVMIPENNDLTQPENKPLPSASVFIKYRPGPKNEPPIKREDIQQFVSTSVPELKPTAVTVLLTPAIPPDAEVGPESRLQDVMGMRMTASSLSQFRMMAAVAVLLILASIGLAAWPLIRGSGGAAAARARAKRD
- a CDS encoding sigma-70 family RNA polymerase sigma factor — protein: MGLGEDKKVLLEKYGPYVRSLASTVRKQFSAQLELDELLAYGQIGLLEAADRFDPKMGANFLTFAHYRIKGAIYDGLRKMGVLKGGDARGAYMGERATAYLGNLSDREQGGGNRGGSIDDDVMEISNAVAGLAMVFATSLEGSDALGFTDESLPVDQRLELEQQRVRVRAAIEKLPEKERRLLQGYYFQGKTLEEAGAEIGQSKSWASRLHARAIERLKELLNEEEPSSPEDSRRQSHGGSNGRRVGGADRPAEVPRPGRATGQ